Proteins from a genomic interval of Xiphias gladius isolate SHS-SW01 ecotype Sanya breed wild chromosome 23, ASM1685928v1, whole genome shotgun sequence:
- the LOC120785269 gene encoding snRNA-activating protein complex subunit 1-like, with protein sequence MPRLPPTYSDFFFNPLTEDVEELLAHFQQTDSVRYEAFSAIWREMGFSYVFTGITSMAEMKRFCRVTLATAMKYFLPPYSYQIRVGGLYLLFGFYHTQLAIPPVKIRLALKDWDQVQKFLKDSLDTGHHDVVYIYRKLVAAKAIHYAAMPHFLSFQKQRQPKREPVVAEFLGRSTAVQELVSADILEELTNIQSQYEKLKEATAEVSCQDTVTRQDFASCLKDCASEFLAWQQRTFSQGEKDGNSGDDAEKPANGESSSSRAMLLSSIKHKSYSSFQEASKSRRHRQAEMVDSSSSGAEQIQETAAAQRRRPPSLRARTWKSLGVTQEKRKPQAWLLSAPEQQEKVPAKRTNQVAPFRP encoded by the coding sequence TCGGTGAGATATGAGGCCTTCTCAGCCATTTGGAGGGAGATGGGCTTCTCGTATGTCTTCACAGGCATCACGAGTATGGCTGAGATGAAGAGGTTCTGCAGAGTAACATTAGCCACGGCCATGAAGTACTTCCTGCCGCCATACAGCTATCAGATTAGAGTAGGAGGcttgtatttgttgtttggtttttaccACACGCAGCTTGCCATACCACCCGTGAAGATTAGACTCGCTCTGAAGGACTGGGATCAAGTTCAGAAGTTTCTAAAAGATTCTCTGGACACTGGGCATCACGACGTGGTCTATATCTATCGGAAGCTTGTTGCAGCCAAAGCTATACACTACGCCGCCATGCCGCATTTTCTCAGCTTCCAAAAGCAGAGGCAACCAAAGAGGGAACCTGTGGTTGCAGAGTTTCTGGGGAGGAGCACGGCAGTGCAGGAGCTCGTCTCCGCAGACATCCTGGAGGAGCTGACCAACATCCAGAGCCAGTACGagaagctgaaggaggccaCAGCGGAGGTCAGCTGCCAGGACACCGTGACCCGCCAAGACTTTGCCTCCTGCCTGAAAGACTGCGCGTCAGAGTTCCTCGCGTGGCAGCAGAGGACTTTCTCCCAAGGTGAGAAAGACGGGAACTCCGGAGATGATGCAGAGAAGCCGGCTAATGGCgagtccagcagcagcagggccatgctcctctcctccatcaaGCACAAGAGCTACAGCAGCTTCCAAGAGGCGTCCAAGTCCCGGAGGCACCGCCAGGCAGAGATGGTGGACTCATCCAGCTCGGGAGCAGAGCAGATCCAGGAGACTGCGGCTGCTCAGAGAAGGAGGCCGCCATCACTGAGGGCCCGGACCTGGAAGAGCCTCGGGGTGACGCAGGAGAAGAGAAAGCCGCAGGCCTGGCTCCTGAGTGCTCCGGAGCAGCAGGAGAAGGTCCCGGCGAAGAGGACCAACCAGGTAGCGCCCTTCAGACCGTGA